The following are encoded in a window of Haloarcula halophila genomic DNA:
- a CDS encoding FAD-binding and (Fe-S)-binding domain-containing protein produces the protein MAYDSRPTDGPDPSTDPSANYDYRGGEEHRPDLTAALTARVDGDVRFDTYTRELFATDASAYEQRPIGVVSPRSVEDVVAVVEYCAEHGVPVLPRGGGTSLAGQAVNEAVVLDFKRHMDRVVSVDADDGRAKAEAGITIARLNDRLDPHGLKFAPDPAWGDKSVLGGAIGNNTTGAHSLKYGKTDAYIEECEAVLADGTHTTFGWVSVDELQRRARAADEDSDLEGRIHAAVARILAEDAEEIDEQYPDLKRNVSGYNLDELVDNARERGEVNLARLLAGSEGTLAIVTAATVSLEPVPQSTAVVLLTYDDILDAMRDVAPILDHDPAAVEVMDDTLLDLAADTAEFADVVSLLPDGTDSTLLVEFYADSPADAERKIADLLADRLPGHDARATPTQGAGDVTTEPVHAVDALEAYDADRQAKFWKMRKAGLPILLSRTGDDKHWPFVEDTAVPARNLPEYVADIQALLDEHDTFASYYAHAGPGVLHIRPLLNLKSEDGIGTMEAISEGITDLVVEYEGSVSGEHGDGRARTQWNRKLYGEDLWATFRELKTAFDPDWLLNPGNVCGDHDPTETLRYDAEYTFDAGFEPTLNWDTENGFQGMVELCHGCAGCTGHQETTGGVMCPTYRASEEELTSTRGRANMLRSAMDGDLPDDPFDEAFVTEVLDLCIGCKGCKKDCPSGVDMAKLKAEVVHEHHQREGLSLRDRLFANVETVLSLGSTFAPVSNWLMDVPGAGRLAERTVGISSERTLPGFHRTTFRDWMAERGGSRVAERDADRKALILADPYTDYSHPDAGKATVRVLEAAGVHVSVPDAVTDSGRPAFSKSMLDHARETARENVAALAPRIREGWDVVAVEPSDAVMYQLDYRDLLSTDDADTVATNTYGVCEYLDTYRLLDGVEFGATERALAYHGHCHQKATTKDHHAVGVLRRAGYDVDPLDSGCCGMAGSFGYEAEHYSMSEAIAGVLVDQIGDSPAQQVVAPGASCRSQLEDFGEDGEPPHPIEMVAAALA, from the coding sequence ATGGCATACGACTCACGACCCACCGACGGACCCGATCCGTCGACCGACCCGAGTGCGAACTACGACTACCGCGGCGGGGAGGAACACCGACCCGACCTCACCGCGGCCCTGACCGCCCGCGTCGACGGCGACGTTCGCTTCGATACGTACACCCGCGAACTGTTTGCCACCGACGCCAGCGCGTACGAACAGCGTCCGATCGGCGTCGTCTCGCCGCGGTCGGTCGAGGACGTCGTCGCCGTCGTCGAATACTGTGCCGAGCACGGGGTTCCCGTGCTTCCCCGCGGCGGCGGCACCAGCCTCGCCGGCCAGGCGGTCAACGAGGCGGTCGTCCTGGATTTCAAACGGCACATGGATCGGGTCGTCTCGGTCGACGCGGACGACGGTCGCGCGAAAGCAGAGGCCGGCATCACGATCGCCCGCCTCAACGACCGTCTCGACCCCCACGGACTGAAGTTCGCGCCCGACCCCGCCTGGGGGGACAAGAGCGTCCTCGGGGGTGCGATCGGTAACAACACCACGGGCGCTCACTCCCTGAAATACGGGAAGACGGACGCGTACATCGAGGAGTGCGAGGCCGTCCTCGCCGACGGGACACACACGACGTTTGGCTGGGTCAGCGTCGACGAACTCCAGCGACGGGCCAGAGCGGCAGACGAGGACAGCGATCTAGAGGGGCGAATCCACGCCGCAGTCGCGCGGATCCTCGCGGAAGACGCCGAGGAGATCGACGAGCAGTACCCCGACCTCAAGCGCAACGTCTCGGGGTACAACCTCGACGAACTCGTCGACAACGCCAGGGAACGCGGCGAGGTCAACCTCGCACGGCTGCTGGCCGGCAGCGAGGGGACGCTGGCGATCGTCACCGCGGCGACGGTCTCGCTCGAACCAGTCCCCCAGTCGACGGCCGTCGTGCTGTTGACCTACGACGACATCCTCGACGCGATGCGTGACGTGGCCCCGATCCTCGACCACGACCCCGCCGCCGTCGAGGTGATGGACGACACGCTCTTGGACCTCGCTGCGGACACCGCCGAGTTCGCCGACGTGGTCTCGCTGTTGCCGGACGGCACCGACTCGACGCTCCTCGTGGAGTTCTACGCCGACTCCCCGGCGGACGCGGAGCGAAAGATCGCCGACCTGCTCGCCGACCGCCTCCCCGGGCACGACGCGAGGGCCACCCCGACCCAGGGGGCGGGAGACGTGACAACCGAGCCCGTCCACGCCGTCGACGCGCTGGAGGCCTACGACGCCGACCGCCAGGCGAAGTTCTGGAAGATGCGCAAGGCCGGCCTCCCGATCCTGCTGTCCCGGACCGGCGACGACAAACACTGGCCGTTCGTCGAGGACACCGCGGTGCCGGCCCGAAACCTCCCGGAGTACGTCGCCGACATCCAGGCGCTCCTCGACGAGCACGACACGTTCGCCTCCTACTACGCCCACGCCGGCCCCGGCGTCTTGCACATCCGGCCGTTGCTGAACCTCAAATCCGAGGACGGTATCGGGACGATGGAGGCCATCTCCGAGGGAATCACCGACCTCGTCGTCGAGTACGAGGGCTCCGTGTCGGGCGAACACGGCGACGGCCGCGCCCGAACTCAGTGGAACCGGAAACTCTACGGCGAGGACCTCTGGGCGACGTTCCGGGAGCTGAAGACGGCGTTCGACCCGGACTGGCTCCTCAACCCCGGCAACGTCTGTGGCGACCACGACCCGACCGAGACGCTCCGGTACGACGCCGAGTACACGTTCGATGCGGGGTTCGAACCGACGCTGAACTGGGATACCGAGAACGGTTTCCAGGGGATGGTCGAACTGTGTCACGGCTGTGCCGGCTGTACCGGCCATCAGGAGACGACCGGCGGCGTCATGTGTCCGACCTACCGGGCCAGCGAGGAGGAGTTGACGAGTACCCGGGGCCGGGCGAACATGCTCCGGTCGGCGATGGACGGCGACCTGCCCGACGACCCGTTCGACGAGGCGTTCGTCACGGAGGTGCTGGACCTCTGTATCGGCTGTAAGGGCTGCAAGAAGGACTGTCCGAGCGGGGTCGACATGGCGAAACTGAAAGCCGAAGTCGTCCACGAGCACCACCAGCGGGAGGGGCTCTCTCTGCGGGACAGACTGTTCGCCAACGTGGAGACGGTGCTCTCGCTGGGGAGTACGTTCGCCCCCGTCTCGAACTGGCTGATGGACGTTCCGGGCGCGGGACGGCTCGCCGAACGGACCGTCGGGATCAGCAGCGAGCGCACCCTCCCGGGGTTCCACCGGACGACGTTCCGCGACTGGATGGCCGAGCGCGGCGGGTCCCGTGTCGCCGAACGCGATGCCGACAGGAAGGCGCTGATCCTCGCGGACCCGTACACGGACTACTCCCACCCCGACGCGGGGAAAGCGACGGTCCGGGTACTCGAAGCGGCGGGCGTCCACGTCTCGGTCCCCGACGCCGTGACCGACAGCGGGCGTCCCGCCTTCTCCAAGAGCATGCTCGATCACGCCCGCGAGACGGCCCGCGAGAACGTCGCCGCGCTCGCCCCGCGGATCCGGGAGGGGTGGGACGTCGTCGCCGTCGAGCCCTCGGACGCGGTCATGTACCAACTGGACTACCGCGACCTGCTCTCGACCGACGACGCCGACACGGTTGCGACGAACACCTACGGCGTCTGCGAGTATCTCGACACCTACCGCCTGCTCGACGGCGTCGAGTTCGGAGCGACCGAGAGAGCGCTGGCCTATCACGGCCACTGTCACCAGAAGGCCACGACGAAAGACCACCACGCGGTCGGGGTGTTGCGCCGGGCCGGCTACGACGTCGACCCGCTCGATTCGGGCTGTTGTGGCATGGCCGGCTCCTTCGGTTACGAGGCCGAACACTACTCGATGAGCGAGGCCATCGCCGGCGTGTTGGTGGACCAGATCGGGGACTCGCCCGCCCAGCAGGTAGTCGCACCCGGAGCCTCCTGCCGGTCACAGCTCGAGGACTTCGGCGAGGACGGCGAGCCACCCCACCCCATCGAGATGGTCGCGGCGGCGCTCGCCTAG
- a CDS encoding Nramp family divalent metal transporter — MSGTGGADGESTDVYVSDDEQRSLMSTYTPVAYDNLEPGPATDDSPDPGSGGRFKQLDLPKVPKLRHIVGPSAIMLGASIGSGETLFWPQLVARYGWGLYWLFVAAVCIQFVVNTEIQRWTLATGESIFRAFERVHPVVPLAMLVGGFVSLGWPGWAASAAQIGAEGLALGTYDVGGVQLAGWRLFGIVLMVFIWITYQVTPLMYNVVERLQIVLVSLSIVFTLLLFALVGSVDVLFSIPTSVTEIRRGAPTGSIAVLVGALAYAGAGGYLNLSQSLWIREKGYGMGRYQGRIKNPFAGDDPETVHENGFTFPPDRTNLERWRGWWRVTQLEHLLTFFSGLLVVTTALVVIAVSLAPGTALGAVDMWLVQIAPASGGITTEIIYVTLFLALFTTEYAIVESFVRNSSDIIYELYGREAGWSLPRLFWGLLTVFCGWGVVILLFPIAIDDPFGLLVVGAAMSGLMMWPYIVVVQLVNTVRLPEHTMPGWGRVVAMWFAAAFFGYFSVRLVGTGLASQFGLQVFAVSPGVVGSAAGGYALWIGYALVQLYTIYRVGRAKVAASGTVERARVAGGWFK; from the coding sequence ATGTCGGGAACGGGCGGGGCGGATGGGGAGTCGACCGACGTGTACGTCTCTGACGACGAGCAACGGTCCCTGATGTCCACGTACACCCCTGTCGCCTACGACAACCTCGAACCGGGGCCGGCCACCGACGATAGCCCGGACCCCGGAAGCGGGGGCCGGTTCAAGCAACTGGACCTCCCGAAGGTCCCGAAACTCCGACACATCGTCGGCCCCAGCGCGATCATGTTGGGGGCCTCGATCGGGAGCGGTGAGACGCTGTTCTGGCCACAACTGGTGGCTCGCTACGGCTGGGGGCTCTACTGGCTGTTCGTCGCGGCCGTCTGTATCCAGTTCGTCGTCAACACGGAGATACAGCGATGGACGCTCGCAACGGGGGAGAGTATCTTCCGTGCGTTCGAGCGGGTCCATCCGGTCGTCCCGCTGGCGATGTTGGTCGGCGGGTTCGTCAGCCTCGGCTGGCCCGGGTGGGCGGCGAGTGCCGCACAGATCGGCGCCGAGGGGCTCGCGCTCGGCACCTACGACGTCGGTGGGGTACAACTGGCCGGCTGGCGGCTGTTCGGTATCGTCCTGATGGTGTTCATCTGGATCACCTACCAGGTGACGCCGCTGATGTACAACGTGGTCGAACGGCTGCAGATCGTCCTCGTGAGCCTCTCGATCGTGTTCACGCTCCTCCTGTTCGCGCTCGTCGGCTCTGTCGATGTCCTGTTCAGTATCCCGACCAGTGTGACGGAGATCAGGAGAGGTGCCCCGACCGGGTCTATCGCCGTCCTCGTCGGGGCCTTGGCCTACGCCGGTGCCGGAGGGTATCTCAACCTCTCACAGAGCCTCTGGATCCGGGAGAAGGGGTACGGGATGGGGCGGTACCAGGGACGCATCAAGAACCCGTTCGCCGGTGACGACCCCGAGACGGTCCACGAGAACGGGTTCACGTTCCCGCCCGACAGGACGAACCTCGAACGGTGGCGTGGCTGGTGGCGGGTGACACAGCTCGAACACCTGTTGACGTTCTTCTCGGGCCTGCTCGTCGTCACCACGGCGCTGGTCGTCATCGCGGTGTCGCTGGCACCCGGGACGGCGCTGGGGGCCGTCGACATGTGGCTCGTCCAGATCGCGCCGGCGTCCGGCGGTATCACCACCGAGATCATCTACGTCACGCTGTTTCTGGCCCTCTTTACGACCGAGTACGCCATCGTCGAGTCGTTCGTCCGCAACAGCTCCGACATCATCTACGAGCTGTACGGGCGGGAGGCCGGCTGGAGTCTCCCCCGCCTGTTCTGGGGGCTGTTGACCGTCTTCTGTGGCTGGGGCGTCGTCATCCTCCTGTTCCCGATCGCTATCGACGACCCGTTCGGCCTGCTCGTCGTCGGGGCGGCGATGTCCGGGCTGATGATGTGGCCGTACATCGTCGTCGTCCAGCTGGTCAACACCGTCAGGCTCCCGGAACACACGATGCCGGGCTGGGGCCGCGTCGTCGCGATGTGGTTCGCAGCGGCGTTTTTCGGCTACTTCAGCGTCCGGCTGGTCGGGACGGGACTGGCGAGTCAGTTCGGCTTGCAGGTGTTCGCCGTCAGTCCCGGCGTGGTCGGGAGCGCCGCGGGCGGCTACGCTCTCTGGATCGGCTACGCGCTCGTCCAGTTGTACACGATCTACCGCGTCGGCCGCGCGAAAGTCGCCGCCAGCGGAACAGTCGAGCGGGCACGAGTCGCCGGAGGCTGGTTCAAGTGA
- a CDS encoding helix-turn-helix domain-containing protein — protein MSNSADDGRDENSPPSTATFTTERVISVFEGRRDFAKPLTANDVMEALGCSRRTAHDKLDELVEQGTLETRKVGARSRIWWVPIPRRREPEGPAELPRDPLVEISIANADLPGSGELLERRRDALRASYDYLMEHPDTDHGAFLNDVFPDHPAGYTTADEWWDAIGPALESLPDVEIASDGDHVWHYSGG, from the coding sequence ATGAGCAATTCCGCGGACGACGGGCGTGACGAGAACTCGCCACCGTCCACGGCTACATTCACTACCGAGCGCGTCATCTCGGTGTTCGAAGGGCGGCGGGACTTCGCCAAACCGCTGACCGCCAACGACGTGATGGAGGCCCTGGGCTGTTCCCGACGGACGGCCCACGACAAACTGGACGAACTCGTCGAACAGGGAACCTTGGAGACTCGGAAAGTCGGCGCACGGAGTCGCATCTGGTGGGTCCCGATCCCGCGGAGACGGGAGCCCGAAGGACCAGCGGAACTGCCGCGGGACCCGCTGGTCGAGATCAGTATCGCGAACGCGGACCTCCCGGGGAGCGGCGAACTGTTGGAACGGCGCCGCGACGCGCTCAGGGCGTCCTACGACTATCTCATGGAACATCCCGACACCGACCACGGGGCATTTCTCAACGACGTGTTCCCGGACCACCCCGCCGGGTACACCACGGCCGACGAGTGGTGGGACGCGATCGGTCCCGCGCTCGAATCGCTCCCGGACGTCGAGATAGCGAGCGACGGCGATCACGTCTGGCACTACAGCGGCGGGTGA
- the pan2 gene encoding proteasome-activating nucleotidase Pan2, with protein sequence MSRSPSLPERPRLDLDPDMTPDERLAALREHFVDIVRVNEQLTEQLESARGRQQDLTSQVDQLERENETLKTSSLYIATAEEMLDDGVVVKQHGNNQEVLTEVSPSIREEMEAGDRVAINDSFSVKQILDPETDSRAQAMEVDGSPDVSYDDIGGLEEQIREVREAVEEPLINAEQFREIGIEPPSGVLLHGPPGTGKTMLAKAVANETDATFIKMAGSELVRKFIGEGARLVRDLFELASERQPAIIFIDEIDAIAAKRTESKTSGDAEVQRTMMQLLSEMDGFDDRGEIRIIAATNRFDMLDRAILRPGRFDRLIEVPNPNHEGRERILEIHTQEMSLADSVDLGAFAKETDGLSGAELASLATEAGMFAIRDGRTTVEQRDFHEALEKISQDEETGSGPVAFA encoded by the coding sequence ATGTCGCGCAGTCCTTCGCTTCCGGAACGACCACGGTTGGACCTCGACCCCGATATGACTCCCGACGAGCGGTTGGCAGCGCTCAGGGAGCACTTCGTCGATATCGTCCGTGTCAACGAACAGCTCACCGAACAACTCGAAAGCGCTCGGGGGCGACAGCAGGACCTGACGAGCCAGGTCGACCAGCTCGAACGGGAAAACGAGACGCTCAAGACCTCCTCACTGTACATCGCGACCGCCGAAGAGATGCTCGACGACGGCGTCGTCGTCAAGCAACACGGCAACAACCAGGAGGTACTGACGGAGGTCTCCCCCTCGATCCGTGAGGAGATGGAGGCCGGCGACCGCGTCGCCATCAACGACTCCTTCTCGGTCAAGCAGATCCTCGATCCGGAGACCGACTCCCGCGCGCAAGCGATGGAGGTCGACGGCTCGCCCGACGTTTCCTACGACGACATCGGTGGCCTCGAAGAGCAGATCCGCGAGGTCCGGGAGGCCGTCGAGGAACCGCTGATCAACGCCGAACAGTTCCGCGAGATCGGCATCGAACCGCCGAGCGGCGTCCTGCTGCACGGCCCGCCCGGGACCGGGAAGACGATGCTCGCGAAAGCAGTGGCCAACGAGACCGACGCGACGTTCATCAAGATGGCCGGCTCCGAACTCGTCCGGAAGTTCATCGGCGAGGGCGCACGCCTGGTACGGGACCTGTTCGAACTCGCCAGCGAGCGCCAGCCAGCGATCATCTTCATCGACGAGATCGACGCCATCGCCGCCAAACGGACGGAGTCGAAGACCTCCGGCGACGCGGAGGTCCAGCGGACGATGATGCAGTTGCTCTCGGAAATGGACGGCTTCGACGACCGCGGCGAGATCCGTATCATCGCCGCCACCAACCGCTTCGACATGCTCGACCGGGCGATCCTCCGGCCCGGCCGCTTCGACCGCCTCATCGAAGTCCCCAACCCGAACCACGAGGGCCGCGAACGCATCTTAGAGATCCACACCCAGGAGATGAGCCTGGCCGACAGCGTCGATCTGGGCGCGTTCGCCAAGGAGACAGACGGTCTCTCTGGGGCGGAACTCGCTTCCCTGGCCACCGAGGCCGGGATGTTCGCCATCCGCGACGGCCGGACGACCGTCGAACAGCGCGACTTCCACGAGGCCTTAGAGAAGATCTCACAGGACGAAGAGACCGGGAGCGGCCCCGTCGCGTTCGCCTAA
- a CDS encoding PQQ-binding-like beta-propeller repeat protein: MDETGQTRRAFLAGVGTAVAGSLAGCQGSFDPLASTALDEHASTQFRQGLLNQGYRDVALPSAVEKAWELPANRGDHTAAKGSPVFDPAGNVVLADDTGRIRSVTPDGEVRWATTFTQAGRGSHGTPAIANGTAYIGAYDGAVSAIDLATGRRQWRTSLGDAIGASPTYYNGTLYVAVEHAAPSGSVAAVDAATGDVHWRDSRPTHHPHSTVTIDRERGRLLFGSNDGHCYAWTFPGLERAWSYDTGAEIKAPVAVADGVAVVPSWSETVTGLDVEDGSEVWTFETDQDVMCAPAIRDSTVFVGSHDHHLYAIDLQSGQQEWALDAGGWLIGSAVATRDHVLVGSYDTTLYAVERATGDVAWTVGNRGHVTSAPLVTDSAVYYAERAVDGEADRPGMCYKLTAMG; this comes from the coding sequence ATGGACGAGACCGGACAGACGCGGCGGGCGTTCCTCGCGGGCGTGGGAACGGCCGTCGCGGGGTCGCTCGCGGGCTGTCAGGGGAGCTTCGACCCGCTGGCCTCGACCGCACTCGACGAGCACGCCTCGACGCAGTTCCGGCAGGGCCTGTTGAACCAGGGATACCGCGACGTTGCCCTCCCGAGTGCCGTCGAGAAGGCGTGGGAACTGCCGGCCAACCGCGGCGACCACACCGCAGCGAAGGGGAGCCCGGTGTTCGACCCGGCGGGCAACGTCGTCCTCGCGGACGACACCGGCCGGATTCGCTCGGTGACGCCCGACGGCGAGGTCCGGTGGGCGACGACGTTCACGCAGGCCGGCCGCGGGAGCCACGGGACGCCGGCCATCGCCAACGGAACGGCCTACATCGGTGCCTACGACGGCGCGGTGTCGGCCATCGATCTCGCGACCGGTCGCCGGCAGTGGCGCACGAGCCTCGGCGACGCCATCGGCGCGAGTCCGACCTACTACAACGGGACGCTCTACGTCGCGGTCGAACACGCGGCTCCCAGCGGGAGCGTCGCCGCGGTCGACGCCGCCACCGGCGACGTTCACTGGCGGGACTCGCGGCCGACCCACCACCCCCACTCGACGGTCACCATCGACCGCGAGCGGGGGCGCCTGCTCTTCGGGTCGAACGACGGCCACTGCTACGCCTGGACGTTCCCGGGGCTCGAACGGGCCTGGAGCTACGACACCGGCGCGGAGATCAAAGCGCCCGTCGCCGTCGCCGACGGCGTGGCCGTCGTCCCCTCCTGGTCCGAGACGGTGACGGGCCTGGACGTCGAGGACGGGAGCGAGGTCTGGACGTTCGAGACCGACCAGGACGTGATGTGTGCGCCGGCGATCCGGGACAGCACTGTCTTCGTCGGGAGCCACGACCACCACCTCTACGCGATCGACCTCCAGAGCGGCCAACAGGAGTGGGCACTCGACGCCGGCGGCTGGCTCATCGGCAGTGCGGTCGCCACGAGGGACCACGTCCTCGTCGGGTCCTACGACACGACCCTCTACGCCGTCGAGCGGGCGACCGGCGACGTGGCCTGGACGGTCGGCAACCGCGGCCACGTGACGAGCGCGCCGCTGGTGACCGATTCGGCGGTCTACTACGCCGAGCGGGCCGTCGACGGCGAGGCCGACCGGCCGGGGATGTGTTACAAACTGACAGCGATGGGCTGA
- a CDS encoding pyruvoyl-dependent arginine decarboxylase — MSTIRVVWGTATGPTALSSYDAALAEAGVHNYNLVTLSSVIPAGPAIEVVGETPELGPPGEALEVVQSAATAAPGERVAAGIGWARTADGPGIFYEVDGEDPDAVRSEIREGLAAGRDLRDWEFVEEEVVVRSVEPTETHASAVVLATYGESRPVV; from the coding sequence ATGAGTACCATCCGGGTCGTGTGGGGGACCGCGACCGGGCCGACGGCGCTCTCGTCGTACGACGCGGCTCTGGCCGAGGCCGGTGTCCACAACTACAACCTCGTCACGCTCTCGTCGGTCATCCCGGCGGGACCGGCCATCGAGGTCGTCGGTGAGACACCGGAGCTGGGTCCCCCGGGGGAGGCACTGGAGGTCGTCCAGTCGGCGGCGACGGCCGCTCCCGGCGAGCGCGTCGCGGCCGGCATCGGCTGGGCACGTACCGCCGACGGCCCGGGTATCTTCTACGAGGTCGACGGTGAGGACCCCGACGCGGTCCGCTCGGAGATCCGCGAGGGACTGGCCGCCGGGCGGGACCTGCGGGACTGGGAGTTCGTCGAGGAGGAGGTCGTCGTCCGCTCGGTCGAACCGACCGAGACACACGCGAGCGCGGTCGTCCTGGCGACCTACGGCGAGAGCCGGCCAGTCGTGTGA
- a CDS encoding DUF5811 family protein, translating into MYGNTPFGGDTETVTLTTEQRHRLREDLANVAARTRELLPGEFVVGSEISNGQAGPRARIAVQPPVGSVVSADYSPDNPDEVAISDTERDELARGIAASAALQVKQVMGNDDTPTAQ; encoded by the coding sequence ATGTATGGCAACACGCCGTTCGGTGGGGACACCGAGACGGTGACGCTGACGACCGAACAGCGCCATCGGCTGCGGGAGGACCTCGCTAACGTCGCCGCCCGAACACGCGAACTGCTGCCCGGCGAGTTCGTCGTCGGCTCCGAGATCAGCAACGGACAGGCCGGCCCACGAGCACGGATCGCCGTCCAGCCGCCGGTCGGCTCCGTGGTCAGCGCCGATTACTCCCCTGACAACCCCGACGAGGTCGCGATCAGCGACACCGAACGGGACGAACTCGCCCGCGGAATCGCCGCCTCCGCCGCGCTCCAGGTCAAGCAGGTGATGGGTAACGACGACACGCCGACCGCGCAGTAG
- a CDS encoding response regulator, which produces MSAAVGGPIRLLCVDDQREFAEMTAQRLETIDDRYRAAAVDSADAAEESLAAEPVDCIVSDYDMPERTGLDLLEAVRAEDEELPFILFTATGSEEIASAAISAGVTDYVEKQITGDHYALLANRIDRAVEQYRTNRELRWYRTVVEAVDDLVYAVDPEGTVVFAANTVALTGYRPEELVDRHISVVMSESSRQTAREEIDRLLGDPDRTSATFERTLEDADGNTVHCEDHMALLPAEDGSFRGTAGIVRRLDETLHADPDSLARLQAVLNERQSDGDDALVEAARELVAELAPETE; this is translated from the coding sequence ATGAGCGCTGCAGTGGGCGGACCGATACGCCTGCTCTGTGTCGACGATCAGCGGGAATTCGCCGAGATGACCGCCCAGCGACTCGAAACGATCGACGACCGGTATCGGGCGGCCGCTGTCGACAGCGCCGACGCCGCCGAAGAGTCTCTCGCCGCCGAACCCGTCGATTGTATCGTCAGCGACTACGACATGCCCGAACGGACCGGACTCGACCTGCTGGAGGCCGTCAGGGCGGAGGACGAGGAACTGCCGTTCATCCTCTTTACGGCGACGGGGTCCGAGGAGATCGCGAGCGCGGCGATCTCCGCCGGCGTCACCGACTACGTCGAGAAACAGATCACCGGCGATCACTACGCCCTCCTCGCGAACCGGATCGACCGTGCAGTCGAACAGTACCGGACGAACCGCGAACTGCGGTGGTACCGGACCGTCGTCGAGGCTGTCGACGACTTGGTGTACGCGGTCGATCCGGAGGGAACGGTCGTCTTCGCCGCAAACACCGTGGCACTGACCGGCTACCGGCCCGAGGAGCTAGTCGACCGGCACATCTCGGTGGTGATGAGCGAGTCGAGCAGACAGACGGCCCGCGAGGAGATCGACCGACTGCTCGGCGATCCCGACCGGACGTCGGCGACGTTCGAACGGACGCTCGAAGACGCCGACGGCAACACCGTCCACTGCGAGGATCACATGGCGTTGCTTCCGGCCGAAGACGGCTCGTTCCGTGGGACAGCCGGAATCGTCAGGCGACTCGACGAGACACTCCACGCGGACCCCGACTCGCTGGCGCGACTCCAGGCGGTGTTGAACGAGCGCCAGAGCGACGGCGACGACGCGCTCGTCGAGGCGGCCCGGGAACTCGTCGCGGAACTGGCTCCCGAGACGGAGTAA